A single region of the Planctomycetaceae bacterium genome encodes:
- the fliD gene encoding flagellar filament capping protein FliD codes for MSTITLPGVLSGIDTSSLITQLVNVESQRLARYQTKQTSYETQKTALESVRSLVSALKSATGQLSDTSTLNTYNSSSSDTDILTASASSSATQGSHSVEVSQLATTETWIQDNSSYKYTTDYVGDGTFIYTYNHQTRSITTVAGETTLEDLVNLINNDTGNPGVTASLLNHGGTYRLMLSGQDAGEDYQISVDTTYTETWKAATSLTKDGKDAGLTTKISELAQFTENGGLLEGEKITISGKNHFGTTLADKELTVNSLTTVGQLIDAINEMYDGVATARFENGKIVLADNISGASSMEVSMSYNPGTGDTAFTLPTMAVSTEGGGTPNVLNLGTFTKTQSSQSSRIKVDGYPTTSSAEIQRLTLGSTATGGSFRLTYNGVITDPIAYDATTEQIQAALTAKGITGITVGGDDLTGGTAGYTTFTFEASAGDTNMLSIDSSLLTFSGSTSALFTESTKGNNGYIERSTNNITDALSGITISLKDVTEENKPVKITVSRNTSSVSSKVQSVVTAYNALMEELDNQTEYDADTKAMGVLSSDMAVSYIKTQSRNPFMGLATGFLESFDSFTTAEDIGITFDGEGQMEFDASVFNTAIGEDFTGVLNLLGANKISNNDTGVIEFYNASEKYTTAGNYDIAVDLNGSHEITDVRIKLSTETEWRHATWSGNLVSGITTFDDDGNPISPENSLQFTVDLTQSEGTYTSSISVKQGIMSKLDEYIEGILETDGRLDISGDILDDKITAIETKIEQENDRLTAYKARLVDKFARLEKTLALLSQQTASVSSLTSLYGSS; via the coding sequence ATGTCAACGATTACATTGCCAGGCGTATTATCAGGTATTGATACAAGCAGTCTCATTACACAGTTGGTTAATGTCGAAAGTCAAAGGCTTGCAAGATACCAGACCAAACAGACCAGCTATGAAACGCAAAAGACTGCGCTGGAAAGTGTACGAAGTCTGGTTTCTGCTCTAAAATCCGCAACCGGCCAGTTATCAGATACAAGTACTTTAAATACTTATAATTCCAGCTCCAGCGATACTGATATACTTACAGCCTCCGCTTCTTCAAGCGCCACCCAAGGCTCTCACTCTGTAGAAGTAAGTCAGCTTGCGACGACCGAAACGTGGATACAGGACAATTCATCTTACAAATATACAACTGACTATGTAGGCGATGGAACATTTATTTATACATACAATCACCAGACCAGAAGCATAACTACAGTAGCAGGTGAAACAACACTTGAAGATTTGGTCAATCTGATTAACAACGACACTGGCAATCCCGGCGTAACCGCAAGCCTTCTTAATCACGGCGGAACATATCGTTTAATGCTAAGCGGTCAGGATGCCGGCGAAGACTATCAAATATCTGTTGACACCACATACACCGAAACATGGAAAGCCGCAACAAGCTTAACTAAAGATGGGAAAGACGCAGGCCTTACGACCAAAATTTCTGAACTTGCACAGTTCACCGAAAACGGCGGACTGCTGGAAGGCGAAAAAATTACTATCAGTGGTAAAAACCATTTCGGCACTACTCTTGCAGACAAGGAATTAACCGTAAATTCCCTGACTACCGTAGGTCAGCTCATTGATGCGATAAACGAGATGTATGACGGCGTGGCAACTGCCAGATTCGAAAATGGAAAAATTGTTCTGGCAGACAATATTTCCGGCGCAAGCTCGATGGAAGTAAGTATGTCATACAACCCCGGCACAGGAGATACAGCATTTACGCTGCCGACAATGGCAGTTTCGACAGAAGGCGGCGGAACGCCTAATGTACTCAACCTTGGAACTTTCACAAAGACACAGTCATCACAGAGTTCAAGAATAAAAGTTGACGGCTACCCTACTACTTCATCCGCTGAAATACAGAGACTGACTCTCGGCTCAACAGCAACCGGAGGCTCTTTCCGTCTTACATACAATGGTGTAATTACTGACCCTATCGCTTACGATGCAACAACTGAACAAATTCAGGCAGCTTTAACAGCCAAAGGGATAACAGGTATTACCGTTGGCGGCGACGATCTTACCGGCGGCACTGCCGGATATACTACTTTCACGTTCGAAGCTTCGGCTGGCGACACAAATATGCTTTCGATTGACTCAAGCCTTCTTACATTTTCCGGCAGCACTTCCGCACTTTTCACGGAGAGCACCAAAGGCAATAACGGCTATATCGAAAGAAGCACAAACAACATTACCGATGCACTGTCAGGCATAACTATAAGCCTCAAGGATGTTACCGAAGAAAATAAGCCTGTGAAAATCACTGTCAGCAGAAACACTTCATCAGTATCATCAAAAGTGCAGTCCGTAGTTACCGCTTATAACGCTCTGATGGAGGAGCTGGATAACCAAACAGAATACGACGCAGATACAAAGGCAATGGGCGTTTTAAGCAGCGATATGGCTGTGTCATACATTAAAACTCAAAGCAGAAATCCGTTTATGGGATTAGCGACTGGTTTTCTCGAATCATTTGACAGTTTCACCACAGCAGAAGATATCGGAATAACATTTGACGGCGAAGGCCAGATGGAATTTGACGCTTCCGTATTCAACACTGCTATAGGCGAAGATTTTACAGGTGTCTTGAATTTACTCGGCGCCAATAAAATCAGCAACAACGACACCGGCGTTATCGAATTTTACAACGCAAGCGAAAAATACACCACTGCCGGCAACTATGACATAGCGGTTGACTTAAACGGCAGCCACGAAATAACTGATGTAAGAATAAAACTCTCCACCGAAACAGAATGGCGGCACGCCACATGGAGCGGCAATCTCGTATCAGGCATTACGACATTCGATGACGATGGCAACCCGATAAGCCCGGAAAACTCGCTTCAGTTCACGGTTGACTTAACGCAGTCGGAAGGTACTTATACCTCATCCATTTCCGTAAAACAGGGTATTATGAGCAAACTCGACGAATACATCGAAGGAATACTCGAAACCGATGGCAGGCTCGACATCAGCGGAGATATATTAGATGACAAAATAACGGCCATCGAAACCAAGATTGAACAGGAAAATGACAGACTAACTGCGTATAAGGCAAGACTCGTCGATAAATTCGCGCGTCTCGAAAAAACATTGGCTTTGTTATCACAGCAAACCGCGTCAGTAAGCTCGCTTACTTCCTTATACGGCAGTTCTTAG